TGCCGCCGACTGCGATCGCCGCGGACAGGCCGTTGCCGCTCGCCGTCAGCGAGCCGGAGATCGCAAATCCGCCATTGCCGCCGCCGCCGCCCAGCGACTGGGCGAGGATACCATAGGCCATGGCGCCCGCGGTCTGGATCGCGCCGGTCGAATCGACCGAAACTGCGCTGCCCTTGCCGCCATTGCCGCCGGCACCGCCCAGTGCGAGCGCCGGCGCCGCATATTGCGCCCCGGAGATCGCGACCGAGAAGCCGCCGTTGCCGCCGCCGCCGCCGAGCGACTGGGCGAGAATACCGTTGGAGAGCGCGCCCAAGGTCTGGATCGCGCCGCTGTTGGTGAGGATGACGCTGCCCGCGTCGCTGCCCCTGCCGGCACCGCCGCCGAAGGAAAGCGACGCCGCGCCATATTGGGCGCCCGCCGCGCTTGCCGCGAAGCCGCCATTGCCGCCGCCGCCGCCGATCGACTGCGCGAACAGGCCGTTCGACTGCGCGCCCATCGTGCCGATTGGGCCGATCGAAGCGAGGCTGACATTGCCCGCCGCGCCGCCGCCGCCGCCCGCGCCGCCAAAGGCAAGGCCCACCGCGCCATATTGGCCGCCGGCAGCACTTGCCGACCAGCCGCCATTGCCGCCGCCACCACCAATCGACTGAACCTGCGCGCCTGCGCTGAAGTCGCCACGCGTGAGGATGCCACCGCTATTGGTCAGGCTTGCGCTGCCCGCACGTGCGCCATTGCCGGCCGATCCGCCGAAGCTGAGCGACGCCGCGCCATATTGCGCGCCCGACGCGCTGACCGAGAAACCGCCATTGCCGCCGCCGCCGCCGACCGACTGGGCGAACAGGCCCTGCGCATTGCTGCCGTCGGTCTGGACCACGCCGGTCGAAGCGAGCGTTACGTTGCCCGCCGTGCCGCCGCTGCCGCCCGATCCGCCAAAGCTCAGCGACACCGCGCCGAACTGCGCGCCCGAGGCGCTGATCGCGAAGCCGCCATTGCCGCCGCCGCCACCGATCGACTGCGCACGCACGCCGGTGGCGAAGTCGCCGGACGAGGAGAGGTCGCCGGCGGACTGCACGCCGACGTTCGAAGCGGTGCCGCCCGCACCGCCCTTGCCGCCCATCGAAGCGCTAAGGGCGCCGAATTGGCCCCCCGCGATCGAGATAGCAAAGCCGCCATTGCCGCCGCCGCCGCCCAGCGACTGCGCGAAGATCGCATCGGCATTGGCGCCGTTTGTCTTGATGTTGCCCGTCGAGGCGAGCGCGACTGCGCCGGCCGCGCCGCCATTGCCGCCCGAACCGCCGAAGCTCAGCGCGGCGCCGCCGCCCTGACCGCCCGCGGCGGTGATCGTGCCGCCGCCATTGCCACCGCCGCCGCCCAGCGACTGGGCGAAAAGCCCCTGCGAGCTGGCCCCGTTCGTCGTGACGTCGCCCTGGCTGTTTAGCGTGACTGCGCTCGCCGACCCACCATTGCCGCCGCCGCCGCCGAACGCGAGCGAGACGCCGCCAGCCCAGCCGCCGCTGGCCGAAAGCGCCATGCCGCCATTGCCGCCGCCGCCGCCTACCGACTGCGCAAGAATGCCGGCCGCCGAGACGCCGTTCGTCGCAATGCTGCCCGCCGAATCCACCCGTACGGTGTCGCCGCGGCCGCCATTGGCACCGCTACCGCCCATCGCAAGCGCCGCCGCGCCGATGCCGCCGCCGGCAAGGCTGGCGGCAAAACCGCCATTGCCGCCGCCGCCGCCGACCGACTGGGCGAGAATGCCGTAGGACAGGCTTCCATTGGTGTGGATGCCGCCATTGTTGCCGACGATCACCGCCGCGCCGCTGCCGCCATTGGCGCCGCTGCCGCCGAACGCGGCCGAAATACCGCCGGCGCCGCCGCCTGCCGCGGAGACCGCGAAGCCGCCATTACCGCCGCCGCCGCCTACCGACTGGGCGAAGATACCCTTGGCGTCGAGCCCGTCGGTGGACAATGGGCCTTGGGACGAGACCGTGACGATGCCGGCCTTGCCGCCATTGCCGCCGCCACCGCCAAAGGTGAAGGCCGCGCCGGCAACGCCGCCGCCCGCCAGGCCAACTGCAAAGCCGCCATTGCCGCCGCCCCCGCCGATGCTCTCGGCGAAGATCGCGTCGGACTGCGAGCCCTTGGTAGCGATCGTACCGACCGAGGCGACGTTGACGGCCGCACCGTCCGATCCGGCACCGCCGACGCCGCCGAAGGTGCTGGTGACCGCACCCAGGCCCCCCAGGCCGGCGCTGGCAGCAAAGCCGCCATTGCCGCCGCCGCCGCCCACCGACTGGGCGAAGATGCCGCGCGACTGATCGTCGCCCGTGGTGATGTCGGTCGAGCTGTTGATCGTCACCAGATTGCCGGCACCGCCGACGCCGCCGGCACCGCCATAGCTCATCGTCATCGCGCCGCCGAGCGACGCATTCGCGGCGACCGAGAAGCCGCCATTGCCGCCGCCGCCGCCTACCGAGCTCGCGAAGATGCCGTTGGAGAGCTTGCCTTCGGTCGAGATCGTGCCCTGCAGGCCGATCACCACCTTGTCGGCGCTGCCGCCCGCGCCGCCGGAACCGCCGAACGACATCGACGCCGATGCGCCGATTCCAACCGAGGACGAAATTGCGAAGCCGCCATTACCGCCGCCGCCACCCACCGACTGGGCGAACAGGCCGGTCGAACGGTCGCCAAACGTCTGGATATAAGCCGCGCCCGCGCTGGAGGAAGCGACTGAGCAGCTGGGGTCCGTGTTGACGCAGACCGCACCTGCCGCGCCACCGCCGCCGCCGGAACCACCAAAGGCCGCGCTGACGAAAGCACCGGCCGAAACGGCGCCGCCGCCGTTGCCGCCGCCGCCGCCGATCGACTGTGCGAAAATGCCGATCGCGTCGTCGCCCGAGGTCGAGACGAGACCGGTCTGGTTGACGTTGACCTTGCCGCCGACGCCACCGTCGCCGCCTGCGCCGCCGATCGCGAGCACGCCGCCGCTGGTGCCGCCATTGCCGCCGCCGCCGCCCACGGACTGGGCGATGATGCCAAGCGCGTTCTTGCCGCTGGTGGTGATCGTGCCGCTGTTTGCCACGCTGACCGCGCCGCCCGCACCGCCGCCGCCGCCGCTGCCGCCGATCGAAATTAGACCCGACGAGGTGCCGCCATTGCCGCCGCCGCCGCCGATCGACTGCGCGACGATGCCGGTGGAATTGATGCCGCGCGTGAAGATCGCGCCGGAGTTGTTGACGGCGACCGTGCCGCCCGGGCTGGTGCCCGCGCCACTGCCGCCAATGCCGACGATCCCACCACCGCTGCCGCCGTTGCCGCCGCCGCCGCCAACCGATTGCGCGAAGATGCCGCGCGCGTCGTTGCCGCGTGTACGCAGTTCCCCGGCGTTGGACACCGAAACAAGGCCGCCGCGTCCGCCGCTGCCGCCGCTGCCGCCTAGTGCAGCAAGGCCTGCCGCGCCCGAGCCGTTGCCGCCGCCGCCACCCACCGACTGCGCGAAGACTGCGTCGGCCCAGTCCTTGTTGGTGGTGATCGATCCGGCGCCGGATTGCGTCACGTTGACGCTACCGCCATCGCCGCCCCCGGCTCCGGAACCACCCAGCGATACGAGGCCGCCCGTGCCCGATGCGGACCCGCCGCCACCGCCGACCGACTGCGCGAAGATGCCCTTGCCGTCGATGCCATTGGTGACGATCGTCGCGCCGGTATTAACCGTCACGGTGCCACCATTGCCGCCGCCTGCGCCGCCGCCGCCGAGGCTCGCGAGCCCGGCGGTGACGCCGGCGCTGCCGCCGCCGCCGCCGATCGACTGCGCCATGATCCCGTAGGAACCCAGGCCGTCGGTCTGAACATAAGCGCCGTCTGCGGCGGTAATGCTCACCGTCCCCGCGTTGCTGCCCTGGCTGCCGGTGCTGCCAAGCGCGATGGCCCCGGCGGTGACACCGCCATTGCCGCCGCCGCCGCCCACCGATTGCGCGAACAGGCCGTGCGAATAATCGCCCTGGGTCCAGGTCGAGGAGCTGCTGCCGGCCGTGATGATGGCCGTGCCGCCGGCACCGCCCGCGCCGCCGTTGCTGCCGCTGGCGAACAGGCCGCCGCCGCCGCCGCCGTCGCCGCCCGAGCCTCCGATGGATTGTGCGTAAACGCCGTGCGAACCGACGCCGCTCGTCTGGACCGCGCCGTTCTGATTGACCTGGGCGTTGCCGCCAATGCCACCGAAGCTGCCGCCGCCTGCCGACGCGACGATGCCCAGGCTGCCGCCGCCGTTGCCGGCGGAGCCACCCAGGCTCTGTGCGTAGATGCCGACCGAGCCGTCGCCTGCCGTGGCGACCTGGCCGTTATTGGTTGCCGTCGCATTGCCGCCGCGCCCCGGCGAACCGCCGCCGCTGCCGCCGCTCGACAGGAAGCCGCTGCCGCCGTTGCCGCCCTTGCCGCTCGAGCTCGTGACAAGGATGCCGTAGCTCTTGGTGCCGTCGGTGGTGACCTTGGCGTTGCTGGTGAAATCGACATTGCCGCCCACGCCGGCCGTCCCGCCGCGGCCGCCGTTCGATCCGAGATAGCCGTTGCCGCCCTTGCCGCCATCGCCGCCGATGCTCTGGACGATCACGCCGGCGGTGTTGTCGCTATGCGAGACGATGTCCCCGTAGCTCGTATTCAGCGTCTGGTTGACCGCGCCGCCGTTTGCGCCCCCGCCGCCGTTGCCGGCCTTGATGAACAGCGCGCCGATATGGCCGTTGCCGCCATTGCCGCCGCGGGAGACGTACCGATACAGGTGCTCGCCGGTGCCACCGGAGGGAAAGCTGACCGGATTCGCGCTTGTCGCGTCGGTCGCAGGCGCGATGGACGTCACGATATCGGTCTTGCTGACGTTGCCGTCGGCTGCGTTGGTGAGGTCCACGGCGGTGGTGCGGCCGTTGCTGTCGAGCGTCACGGCCGTGACGGTGTAGTTGGTGGTGCCGCTGTCGTCGGTGACGCTGAACGTCTGGCCGACCTGATTCGCGACGACGATCACGTTGTTCTGGTCCGTCGTCACCATCATCGGCGGCTGGACTTCGGTGACGGTCTCGTAGAGTCCAGTAGCCGGATTAAGCACCTGCGATCCGACCGGCGGCAGCACGATCGCGGGAGGCGGCGCAGGTGTTGGCGTCGGTGCTGGAGACGGCGTGGGCGTCGACTGCGCCGCTGCGGCAGGAGCCGATGCATAGCCGCTCAACATGAGGGCCGCCGCAACGGCTGCGACCGACGTGCCCGAGCGCCAAGACTTGACGACCGCCGTACGTCCGAAGAGCGCTTCGGACGACCCACCAACTACTGCTACCACGGTATTCCCCCAACTCGGCGGGCGCGGCCCATGAGGGCACAGGCCATCCCCGACGGGGCGACCACGCACACGCCTAGATCGTCTCGGCTACGCCGCGCGCGTTGCACGCGCGGCGTAAATCTCGAGTTCTCAATGCTTTATAGAATTAATAACAGCTGCGGCGCTGATCCGCAGAAGGTAAAGTTCCGATCGCGCTTCAGGCTGCCGGGCGGGTCACCGCGAGCACCTGCCAATTGGCCTGGGAGGCAAGCTGTGCATAGATCGCCGGTAGCGCACCGGCTGCACGCAGCCGCTGAAAGCCATCCGCGTCCAGCGCATCAAGCTTCGCCACATCGATCGTTTGATATTCGAGCAGCAGCGTAGCTCCCTCGCCTTCGGCACCCTCACGGGTCGCCTGACGCGCCGCAAGCAGATCGAGCTCGCGCAGCAGCCCGACGAGAACCGACGTGCGCGCACGCGCCGCTTCATAGTTCTCGCAAAACTGGATTGCCTGACGGGTAAGCGCGGTCGGCTCGTCGCCGTCGAACAGCGGCATGGCCCCCGTATCACCTGCCTTCACCACACGATCCGAAGCATGGTCGAGGCAGAGGATCAGGGCTTCACTGCCCTCATCCCGTGCAAACACGAACGGATAGCGACGCAGATAAGCAGGAACGTACACGCCCGGACGATAGCCCCCCGCGCTCACGAACTGGTTTTTATCTGCTTCAAGACCCATGACGGCAAACGGCTGGAGGGCCTCACCAACAAATACAATGGGAAAGTCGAGGCTGGCGCGTTCAAACTCATCGACAGTCACTTCGATGATCGGCGCCTTTTCTGCGAACGTGAACGTACCCTCGCCCGTGCGAACCGAAACTTCCCGATGTGTAACGCTGTGCACGGCCTGGGGAGCATCGTAAAGTGGCATAGCGCCATTCACCTGCGCGCCCTGCTCTTCAGTCTGCAGCTTCTTCGTCTTGGTAGCACTTTTCATCGGAACCCCGGCTCTTGATCCTTTTTCCAGCTCAAAGCCTGCGATCGCGTGCTGGCGGCCCATGATCGCAACTGGACGGCGGCAGTCCCCTGATCGCGTCGGAGCCATGGAGGCGCTGCGAGACCCGTAAACCCTGCTCCCCCCATTTTAGGCGCCCCGCTGAC
The window above is part of the Sphingomonas sp. genome. Proteins encoded here:
- a CDS encoding SapC family protein; this translates as MGRQHAIAGFELEKGSRAGVPMKSATKTKKLQTEEQGAQVNGAMPLYDAPQAVHSVTHREVSVRTGEGTFTFAEKAPIIEVTVDEFERASLDFPIVFVGEALQPFAVMGLEADKNQFVSAGGYRPGVYVPAYLRRYPFVFARDEGSEALILCLDHASDRVVKAGDTGAMPLFDGDEPTALTRQAIQFCENYEAARARTSVLVGLLRELDLLAARQATREGAEGEGATLLLEYQTIDVAKLDALDADGFQRLRAAGALPAIYAQLASQANWQVLAVTRPAA